The Mesorhizobium sp. NBSH29 genome has a segment encoding these proteins:
- a CDS encoding ABC-type transport auxiliary lipoprotein family protein, with product MLALAGCAALPGGGPAPLDTYDLSAPAPSTGRSRAGTQVLIAEPLALKSLDGQNIVIQPSAGSIQYLKGAQWADRLPKVVQARLGEAFQRSGSFSGVGTPGQGLAIDYQVIAEIRAFQIDVAGGNRAEVELFVKILNDRNGQVKASKTFTATAAVGGGTGNEAYVRALDSAFGEAADAIVSWSVSVM from the coding sequence TTGTTGGCGCTTGCCGGCTGTGCGGCGTTGCCCGGCGGTGGTCCTGCACCGCTGGATACCTACGATCTTTCCGCACCGGCTCCTTCAACGGGTCGCAGCCGCGCCGGCACGCAGGTGCTGATTGCCGAGCCACTGGCGCTGAAATCGCTCGACGGGCAAAATATCGTGATCCAGCCCAGCGCCGGATCAATCCAGTATCTCAAAGGTGCGCAATGGGCCGACCGGCTGCCAAAGGTCGTGCAGGCGCGGTTAGGCGAGGCGTTCCAGCGCTCGGGCAGCTTCAGCGGCGTCGGGACGCCCGGGCAGGGGCTGGCCATCGATTATCAGGTGATCGCCGAAATTCGTGCATTCCAGATCGATGTCGCGGGCGGCAATCGCGCCGAAGTGGAACTGTTCGTCAAGATACTCAACGACCGCAACGGACAGGTGAAGGCCTCCAAAACGTTTACCGCGACGGCGGCTGTTGGTGGCGGGACAGGCAATGAAGCTTATGTTCGAGCGCTCGATTCCGCGTTCGGCGAAGCTGCCGACGCGATCGTGAGCTGGTCGGTTTCAGTGATGTGA
- a CDS encoding MlaD family protein, translated as METRANYVIVGIFTLAAILAAFAFVYWTAAIGDRGESVELRVRIPGSASGLSRGSAVSFNGVKVGDVRRVFIDVDNPTVAIADTVVDRYTPITRSTQADIGLAGLTGQANIELKGTDSKGPNILAEAQENGTVAEITANPSAVTNLLQTAQDIFKRADNVLNQLEGFVGDARGPLTQTAMNAQKFSDALAKNADGIDTFLTSVTSLSEELAGVSGKLDGTLEAAEGLLKSVDREKVATIVGNVETFTKSLSDSSDEITRIMASADATLQSVDALSKKATDSLAKVDSVVGAVNPEDVRIALANIAKASETANRAASDVAKVTEKFGKRADDIDQMVGDAKQLAQRLNQASVRVDGILVKVDNLLGSGQTEGLMADASRTLKSFKQVADTLNGRLGVITDGFAKFSTQGLGEIEALARDSRRSITRIEEAVTDLSRNPQKILSGGEGEVRQYDGRARR; from the coding sequence ATGGAAACCAGAGCTAACTACGTTATCGTCGGTATTTTTACTCTGGCTGCCATTCTGGCTGCCTTTGCCTTTGTGTACTGGACCGCGGCAATTGGTGATCGAGGGGAGTCGGTCGAACTGCGCGTGCGCATTCCAGGCTCTGCTTCCGGCCTTAGCCGTGGAAGTGCGGTTTCGTTCAACGGCGTCAAGGTCGGTGATGTGCGCCGCGTCTTTATTGATGTCGACAATCCGACCGTTGCCATCGCCGATACAGTGGTGGACCGGTATACGCCAATTACGCGATCCACACAGGCTGATATTGGTTTGGCCGGTCTCACGGGACAGGCGAATATTGAGCTGAAGGGAACGGATTCCAAGGGGCCGAACATTCTGGCCGAAGCGCAGGAAAATGGCACCGTTGCGGAAATCACTGCCAACCCGTCTGCGGTGACCAATCTATTGCAGACGGCGCAGGATATTTTCAAACGCGCCGACAATGTGTTGAATCAGCTCGAAGGATTTGTTGGTGATGCCCGCGGGCCGCTGACTCAGACTGCTATGAATGCGCAGAAATTTTCTGACGCTTTGGCGAAAAATGCCGATGGTATCGACACTTTCCTGACGAGCGTGACATCGCTTTCGGAGGAACTCGCCGGTGTTTCGGGCAAGCTGGACGGTACGCTGGAGGCGGCAGAAGGACTGCTCAAGTCGGTCGACAGAGAAAAGGTAGCCACCATTGTTGGCAATGTTGAAACTTTTACCAAAAGCCTCAGTGACAGCAGCGATGAAATAACCCGGATCATGGCATCAGCCGATGCGACCCTGCAATCAGTGGATGCGCTTTCGAAGAAGGCCACGGATTCTCTTGCCAAGGTCGACAGTGTGGTCGGTGCGGTTAACCCGGAAGATGTGCGTATTGCTTTGGCCAATATCGCCAAAGCCAGTGAAACAGCCAACCGCGCTGCCAGCGATGTCGCAAAGGTCACCGAAAAATTCGGCAAACGCGCCGACGATATCGACCAGATGGTGGGGGATGCCAAACAATTGGCCCAGCGCCTGAACCAGGCTTCGGTGCGGGTCGATGGTATTTTGGTTAAGGTCGACAATCTGCTTGGGTCTGGCCAGACGGAAGGTCTGATGGCGGATGCAAGCCGCACTCTGAAATCGTTCAAGCAGGTAGCCGATACCTTGAATGGGCGGCTTGGCGTCATAACCGATGGCTTTGCGAAGTTTTCGACGCAAGGGCTCGGTGAGATTGAAGCTTTAGCGCGCGACAGCCGCCGTTCGATCACGCGCATTGAGGAAGCTGTTACCGATCTCAGCCGCAACCCGCAGAAGATACTGAGTGGCGGCGAAGGCGAAGTGCGCCAGTATGACGGGCGGGCACGGCGTTGA
- a CDS encoding ABC transporter ATP-binding protein produces MDNYQAQQNELPSGAEGDNEIVLSARDITVAFDDKVVLDNLSLDIYRGEILGFVGASGAGKSVLLRTILGLNRKRGGTIQLFGIDVDKANDLERMRIDMRLGVLFQHGALFSSLTVQENVQVPMREYLDLPKKLMDELALLKIELVGLPRDAALKFPSELSGGMIKRAALARALALDPDIVFLDEPTSGLDPIGAADFDELVAKLRDTMGLTVYMVTHDLDSLFSVCDRIAVLGNKKVLVEGTVQDMLASEEPWVKSYFRGKRARQLDMSARN; encoded by the coding sequence ATGGACAACTACCAAGCACAGCAAAACGAGCTGCCGAGTGGCGCCGAGGGCGATAACGAAATCGTTCTTTCGGCACGTGATATAACCGTGGCTTTTGACGACAAAGTAGTGCTCGACAATCTGTCGCTTGATATCTATCGGGGCGAAATTCTTGGGTTTGTGGGGGCGTCGGGTGCCGGCAAGTCAGTATTGCTGCGAACTATTTTGGGGCTCAACAGGAAGCGCGGCGGTACCATCCAGCTGTTTGGGATCGATGTCGATAAGGCCAACGATCTGGAACGCATGCGCATCGATATGCGGCTTGGAGTGCTGTTCCAGCACGGTGCGTTGTTCTCGTCGTTGACGGTGCAGGAGAACGTTCAGGTGCCGATGCGCGAATATCTGGACCTTCCCAAGAAGCTGATGGATGAACTGGCATTGCTCAAGATCGAACTGGTAGGCCTTCCGCGCGACGCAGCCCTCAAATTTCCCTCTGAGCTTTCCGGCGGTATGATCAAGCGCGCAGCACTTGCCCGCGCGTTGGCGCTGGACCCAGACATTGTGTTTCTGGATGAGCCCACTTCAGGACTTGATCCCATTGGCGCAGCTGATTTCGACGAGCTTGTCGCCAAGCTGCGCGACACGATGGGGCTCACCGTCTATATGGTGACCCATGATCTCGACAGCCTATTTTCGGTGTGTGACAGGATTGCCGTACTCGGAAATAAAAAGGTGCTCGTTGAAGGGACAGTTCAAGACATGCTTGCCAGCGAGGAACCGTGGGTTAAATCCTACTTCCGCGGCAAGCGCGCACGGCAGCTCGATATGTCTGCGAGAAACTAG
- a CDS encoding Hpt domain-containing protein yields the protein MATLDKIAPVLDKPGGESCGAARVRPIDMHHLAHQTMGDRALEQEVLTLFVSQALSVRDRILQASRDERFKLAHALKGSARSIGAGAVAECASSIEADPGNKAALNRLGALIDEVRDFVAAINR from the coding sequence ATGGCAACGCTCGATAAGATCGCGCCGGTGTTGGACAAACCCGGGGGCGAATCATGTGGTGCCGCGCGGGTGAGACCAATCGACATGCATCATCTGGCCCACCAGACCATGGGCGATCGGGCGCTGGAGCAGGAAGTACTGACGCTGTTTGTCAGTCAGGCGCTCAGCGTACGAGATCGGATTCTTCAGGCTTCACGTGATGAGCGGTTTAAACTTGCGCATGCGCTCAAAGGCTCAGCTCGTTCGATTGGCGCTGGCGCGGTGGCAGAATGCGCCTCTTCCATTGAAGCCGATCCGGGCAATAAAGCCGCGCTCAACCGGTTGGGAGCCCTGATCGACGAAGTTCGCGATTTTGTCGCAGCCATCAACCGATAG